In [Mycobacterium] stephanolepidis, the genomic window CCCCATCCGCGCGGGAAGAGCATCGCCACCGGCGCGTTCACCACGACCCAGCTTGCCAGTGCGGCCGCGGCCGTCTTGGAGAACTCGTGCATCTTGCCGCCGCGCAGACTCACCAACAGCAGCGGAAACAGCAGCAGCACCGGATAGAGCTTGGCGGCCACACCCAGCCCCATCAGCACACCCGCCAGCCACGGTTTGCGACGAGCCCACGCCCACAGTGCCGTCATGCTGAAAGCCGTTGCAAGAGAATCAAAATTCGTGAATATCTGGAAGATCACGATCGGGGACGCGGCGATTATCACCACATCCCACGGGCGTGTGTGCGGGCTCAATCCCGCACTGGCCCAGATGGTCACCAACCACGCGAGCGCCAATCCGAAAGCCACGATGTTGAAGAACATCACCACTTCGGCGACGATCGGCAGCCCCAGCAGATCGCTGGCCTGGGTGTACGTCTTGGCCAGCGCCATCGCGGTGTATTGATACACCCCGGTCACCACCGGGTACTCCATGTACCGGACCGCCGGAGTGCCGTCGTACTGAATCTTCTGGCGCCCGCCCGAGTCGGTCTCCAGCCAGCTGGACTTGTACGGGAAACGCCCCTGATTCAACAGCTCCGCGCCGTAGAGCGGCACCGTGTCCGAGTAGCACAACTGGTAGTAGGCCCGGTTGTTGTCCCAATTGGCCACGCGCTGAGCACCGTTGCCGGAACCACTCTGCTGCAGGCAGGGCGCCTTACTGGTCCACCCCAGGATGAGGAATCCCAGCGCGATGATGAACACCACCCGCAGCGGTGTCCAGAACGGCTGGCGCCCGACCAGCGCGTGCCTGCCCAACGGCCCACCGATCACCTCGGATAGCTCGGCACCCATCGCATCGGTGTGACTGGGGAAGTTGCGATCATCGGCACTGCGCAGGTCATCGGCGAGCTTCTCGGGAGACACCGTCGCACGGGATTCGGCCGGCACCTGCCTACTGCCCCGGAGGTGGCGGCGCGTCACCCGCCGGTGGCGCCGCCGGGCCCACCGGAATCGTCGTCGGCGGTCCCACCGGAATGGTGATACCCGGCGCGATCTCGATGGTCGGCTGGATGACCGTCACCTCGCCGCCACCGCCCGGCGCGGGCGCCGGCGGACCGTTCGGAGCGGGAGGCGGAGGCACGTAGACCGGCACGCCGGCGTAACCACCGATGGCGCCCGGCTTGGGGAAGGTCTCCTTGGTGGAGCCGTCCAACGCGCCATTCATGGTCTTCTGCCAGATGTCCGACGGCAGGCCGGAGCCGTAGATCGGTCCACCCCAACTGTTTCTGATCGGCTTGCCATCGTCGGTTCCCACCCACACCGCGGTCGAGAGCGACGGGGTGAAGCCGACCATCCAGGCGTCCTTGTTGTCCTTGGTGTCGCCCAGCTGCGCGGTACCGGTCTTGGCGGCCGACTCTCGTCCGCCGGCCAGGCCATGCCCACGGGAGTAGGCAGCGATCGGTTTCATCGCCGAGATCGCGTTGTTCGCAACATCATCAGAGAATCGCTTCTCGCCTGTGTTGTCGGAGGAACCCGCGTCGAAAAGCACCTGGCCGTCCGCGTTCACAACCTTCTGGATGAAATGCGGCTTGCGGTAGGTCCCCGACGCCGCCAAGGTCGCGTACGCCGAGGCCATATCGATCACCCGGGTCTGGTACTGGCCCAGCACCACACCGTTATTCGGCGGACCGCCCTGACCGTCCTCGGACAAGGTGTGCGAGACACCGGGGAAGTTCTCGGCGATACCGGCGGCATGCGCGGCGGTAGCCACATCGTCGGGCCCGTTCTTCAGCTTCAGCATGAGCCGGTAGAAGCTGGTGTTCAGCGAGCGCTTGAGCGCCTCGGCCACCGAACACGTTCCGCACGAAGCGTCTTCGCTGTTCTTGATGGTGATGCCCTGATAGGTCAGCTCCGAGCTGTCCAGCTGGTAGCCCAGTCCGATTCCCTGCTGCAGCGCCGCGACCAAGGCGAACACCTTGAACGACGAACCGGTCTGCAGACCCTGCTGCGCATAGTCCAGGCCCTGCGCGTTGGACCCGCCGTAGTACGCCTTGACCGCACCCGTGCGCGGGTCCACGGACACCACCGCCGTTCGCAGGTCCGCGTTCTCGCCCTGCAAGGTGCTGTTGACCGCGTTCTCGGCAGCCTGCTGCGCCTTGGTGTCGATGGTCGTCGTGATCTGCAGGCCCTCGGTGTTCAACGTCTGCTCGTCGATGTTGAACAGATCGGTGAGCTCCGCCATCACCTGACGCTTGATAAGTCCATTGGGACCGGTGGTCGCGTTCTGGGCAGCGGCCTGCTCGGGCGGCACCGTCGCGGGGTACACCTGCCCGGCACGATCCTGCGCGGACAGTGCGCCGATGGTGACCATGCCGTCGAGCACCCAGTTCCACCGGTTCGTCGACTCCGGCAGATCCACCGCGGGGTCCAGGCGTGACGGCCGTTGGATCAGTGCGGCCAACAACGCGCCCTCGGAGACCGTGAGCTGTTCGACGGGCTTGTCGAAGTAGGCCTTCGACGCCGCCGAGATGCCGTAGGCGCCACGTCCGAAATAGATGATGTTGAGGTAGGCCTCCAGCACCTGATCCTTAGACCAGGACTGCGACATCTTGGTGGAGATGACGATCTCCTTGGCCTTACGGGTCAGACCGCCGAGGCCGGCGCGCTGCGCACCCACCATCGCGTTCTTCACGTACTGCTGGGTGATCGTGGAACCACCCTGGGTATCGCCGCCGAACATGTTGTTCTTGACCGCGCGCAGCAGACCCGAGAAGGAGAAGCCCGGGTTGCCGTAGAAATCGCGATCCTCGGCGGCCATCACCGCCGCACGCACGTGCTGGGGCACCTGGTCGATCTTGATGTCGACCCGGTTTCCGTCCGGTGGAACAACTTTCGCGAGTTCGGTGGTGCCGTCGCTGGCCAAGATGGTGGACACCTGGCTGGTACGGATATCGCCCGGCTTCGGGATGTCGACCACCGAATACGCCAGTGCGAACGTCGCCAGCGGTATGACGATGGCCAACAGCACCAGGGCGATCATCACGCGACGGAAGACTTTCCAGCTGTTGCTCTTTCGTCTACGGCGACGCTGCGGCGGACGCGACGAACCACCCGGCCTGCCGGATGGGGGCGGTGGCTCATGTCCGTTGCCCTCGCCATCACGCTCCAGCGCAGCGCGCGCCGCAGCCACAGCGTCCTCATCGCGCCGGTACAGCGGCAGATCCTCGACGGGGTCGAGGATCGACGTCGGCCGATCGTCCATGCTGGGGGTGCGCGGTGAATCCGAGCCGCCGGAAGCTACCGGATTCTGTCCGCCAACCACGCCACCCTCACCCTGTGGCCTATTCACTGGCCGTCCGGGCACGAGTTGTTCGCTGACGTGGGGTGGTCCCCTTCGGCGCCGGGAGGGCGCCCATGACATACGACTTCACCAAATGATTCCAACTGCAGGTCCGGCATACCTCGACAACGTGCACGGCGAACTCTGAGTACCGAGTGGCCAGCAGCACCAGTTCCTCGGCCGTACGGGCCGAGCCGGATACCGCTCCCAGATGCTCGCCGAAAACCCACGACACCAGCGTCAGTTGCTCCTTGCGACAGATCGGGCACACCACCGCACTCGATTTGCCGTGGAACTTGGCCGCACGGAGCAGATATGGGTTCGCGTCGCAGACTTCGGCCACGCCGGTACGCCCGGAATAGACCTCAGCCAGCAGGGATCGCCGCTTGAGCGCGTAATCCACCACCTGTCTCTGCAATCGCACGGTAACCAGAGTACGTCCGATTACGCGCTGGCCAAGCCCGGGCCACACAGACAGCACGTACTTTGCGAAGCCGATCTCTGCCCGCGTTCCGCTCGTTACGATGGGACGGCTGTCGGGAAGAGGGGGACATATGACATTTCGTCGACTATCACCGGTGCTCGGCGGCTTTGCGGTCTTGGCCGTCATCGCACCCGTCGCCATCGACAATCCCGTGGCGACCGCCTCCCCACCGGTTGGGGTGAAGGGCACCGGAAAGGTCGTCGGAACGGCGGTCCTGAAGGTGATCGGTGGCGGGACGGCGACCGTCACCTGGAAAGAGAACGACGGCACGGCCCACATCGAAAAGGATGTCGCGCTGCCCTGGGAGCACACCATCGACGTCGTCGAGGAAGCGAACTCCGAAGTCCGGGCCAACGGGACCGGCGCTACCGGCTGCACGATCACCATGGGCGACATGCTGGTGTCGTTCAAGAGCGAGCCGAACCCGGTCTGCGAGTTCGCGTACTGGGGCTGACGCACCTGGGTGCTGCGGGCCCGGGCCGCTCTACGATTCCTCGCATGGCGACCCGTGCCAAGGATTCCGACCGAGACGTCACGTGCAAGGCGCTCGACGCCGCCTTCGGCGATGGCCAGCTCTCATCGGAGGAGCACCGCCAGCGGATCGCCATCGCCACCAGTGCACAGACTCTCGGCGAGCTCAACAGCGTGGTCTCCGATCTGCAGATCGCCACCCTGCCAACCCAGATACCCATCCCCCAGCCGCAGCGGCGCCGCTGGCCGGCGATCGTCGTGACCGCCGTCGTCGCTGCCGCCCTCGGGGCCGGGGTGGGTGCCTATGTCACACGGCCGGTGCCACCTGACCCGGGCGCGGCGGCCGACGGCATCGCTCCCGTCGTGATCGCCCCGACGAAGTTGTTCTCCGTCCCGGGACTGTCCGGCCTGCTGGACCAGATGCGCGCCAAGTTCGGCGACACCGTCGGCATCGAACTGACCGTCCGCTCCAACAACGCGGCGCTGGTCCGCATCGAATCCGCGGATCCGAACCTGCCCATCACGTACCCGTATCAGGGCGGGTTCCGTGACGGCGGCGCGATGCCCGGTACCTGGCGCAATGTTCGGATCGGAGACCTGAGCCGATTCGATCCGGCCAAGATCATCGGGGTTCTTCGCGGAGCACCCGAAACCCTGAATGTGCCCGCCGCCGGCGATGGCGGGACCGTCATGGTGATCAAGCCCAATGACGAGGGCGTCGACATCACCATTACCGTCTCGGAGCGAGACCGCACCGGGCGGATGGTCGTCGCGGGTAACGGCGAGCCCAAAGAGGTCGTGCCCGCATCCTGACCATCACGATCGCTCTACGATTCCTCGCATGGCGACAGGCACCCGGGCCAAGGACAGCGACCGCAACGACACCTGCAAGCTGCTCGACGACGCACTGAGCGACGGGCAGCTGTCGATGGAGGAGCACCGCGAACGCGTTGCCTCGGCCACCACCGCCTCAACGCTGGGACAGCTCAGCTCGCTGGTCTCGGATCTGCAGAACGCCAAAGCGGCCGCCCACATGCCCGTACTGAAGGGTCCGCAGCGCCCCTGGTGGCGACGGTGGTACGCGCCCGCCGGTGTGGCCGCCGCCCTTGTCCTCGTCGGTGTGCTCATCGGTTGGGGCGCCTACGGAAACACCAGCTCTCCGATGGACTTCACCGCCGACCCCGGTGCCAAGCCCGACGGTGTGGCGCCCATTGTGATGACGCCCCCACGCCAACTGATGTCGCTCGGCGGCCTGACAGGTCTCTTTGAGCAGATGCGCCAAAAATTCGGTGACACCGCCGGGTACGAGCTGAACATCTTCGGGGACTACGCGATCTTGACCCGCCCCGATCCCCGTGAACCTCGCCGCACCCTGCGTTACACCTATCGGGGCGGATGGGACCATCCCGACGACTCATCGGGCAGCCACGCCGACCGCACGGTTGATCTCGCCAAGTTCGACCTCAAGACCATCATCGGCATCATGCGCGGCGCACCCGAAACCCTCGGCATCAAACAGAGCGAGGTCAAGAACACGTACCTGTTCATCAAGCCGAGCGAGGACAAGACCGCACCGCCGGACACCGTTCAGATCGACATTTCGATCAGCGGCGAGTTCCAGAACGGGTCGATCTACGTGAATCCGGACGGCACCCCCATCCGAACCATGTACCCCTCCGGGAGTTAGATCTTCCCCCGTGTGGCGCCCGCATATATCGCGGCGATACTATGTCCCGATCGGTGCACGAGAGATGCTCCGGCGTCATACACGGTGTGAGGAGGTGACTTCATGTTGGAACTGGCCATCCTTGGCTTGCTGCTTGAGTCACCCATGCACGGCTACGAGCTGCGCAAGCGCCTGACCGGATTGCTCGGAGCATTCCGGGCCTTCTCCTACGGCTCGCTGTACCCGGCCTTGCGCCGCATGCAGGCCGACGGGCTGATCGCAGAGGACTCCGCGCCCGCGGGCACCACGGTGCTGCTTCGCGGCAAGCGGGTCTATCAGATGACCGCCGCCGGTCGCGCACGCTTCAGCGAGCTGGTCGCGGACACCGGTCCGCAGAATTACACCGACGACGGCTTCGGTGTGCACCTGGCGTTCTTCAACCGCACCCCGGCCGAGGCCCGGATGCGAATCCTCGAAGGCCGACGCCGTCAGGTAGAAGAGCGTCGGGAGGGCCTGCGCGAGGCCATCACCCGGGCAAGCAGTTCGTTCGACCGGTACACCAAGCAGCTGCACCAGCTTGGCCTGGAATCCAGTGAACGAGAAGTGAAGTGGCTCAACGACTTGATCGCCGCCGAGCGCACCGCGCAGGCACGAGTCGAGGAGCGTTAGACGTGACACAGCGCACGACCATCGGTAAAGGAGAACCGTCCATGTCCAACACATCATCTGAGGTGCGAGTCGCCATCGTCGGCGTCGGCAACTGCGCATCCTCGCTGGTTCAGGGCGTGCAGTACTACCAGGATGCGGACGAGAACTCCAATGTTCCGGGCCTGATGCACGTCAAGTTCGGCCCGTACCACGTGCGCGACGTGAAGTTCGTCGCCGCGTTCGACGTGGACGCCAAGAAGGTCGGCTTCGACCTCTCCGAGGCGATCTCGGCGTCGGAGAACAACACCATCAAGATCGCCGACGTGCCTCCCACCGATGTCATCGTGCAGCGCGGACCGACCCTGGACGGCATCGGCAAGTACTACGCCGACACCATCGAGGTCTCCGACACCGATCCGGTCGACGTCGTGAAGGTGCTGAAAGACAACAACGTTGACGTCCTCGTCTCCTACCTTCCGGTGGGTTCGGAAGAGGCCGACAAGTTCTACGCCCAGTGCGCCATCGACGCCAAGGTGGCGTTCGTCAACGCACTGCCCGTCTTCATCGCCTCGGATCCGGTGTGGGCCAAGAAGTTCGAAGATGCCGGTGTGCCGATCGTGGGCGACGACATCAAGAGTCAGGTCGGCGCCACCATCACCCACCGCGTGATGGCCAAGCTGTTCGAGGACCGCGGTGTCACCCTGGACCGCACCTACCAGCTCAATGTCGGCGGCAACATGGACTTCAAGAACATGCTCGAGCGTGAGCGGCTGGAGTCCAAGAAGGTGTCCAAGACCCAGGCCGTCACCTCGAACCTCAACGGCTCGCTGGCCGACAAGGTGTACGACAAGAACGTGCACATCGGGCCGTCCGACTACGTCGCGTGGCTCGATGACCGCAAGTGGGCCTACGTGCGCCTGGAAGGTCGCGCCTTCGGCGACGTGCCGCTGAACCTCGAATACAAGCTTGAGGTCTGGGACTCCCCCAACTCTGCCGGCATCATCATCGACGCGGTACGTGCGGCGAAGATCGCGCTCGACCGCGGACTCGGTGGCCCGATTCTTCCGGCCTCGGCCTACCTGATGAAGAGCCCGCCGAAGCAGCTCGCCGATGACATCGCGCGTACCCAGCTGGAGCAGTTCATCGAAGGCTGAGCCTGTTCTTCGTTCTACCCACCGAGGGCACACCGTCAGGTGTGCCCTCGGTGTTATTTGTTGTCCCGCAATCGATTCGCGACTGTGGCCAGCCGGTCGAGCGCGGCCAGGGTCTCGTCCTCGCCCAACGGATCCAGATGAAGGAGCACCCGCTCCACGCCGGCATCCAGATACGCAGCGGCAGCCCGCTCCCCGGACACGCCGCTCACACCGACCGGCAGATCCGCGCGTCCCTGCTCGGCGAACCGGCGGCGCGCCACCCGCACATCCTCGGGGGTAGACGTCGCCGCGTACGGCAACCACCCATCACCTAACCGCACCGCGCGTGATTGAGCGGCCCGGCTCGGACCACCCACGTACACCGGAATAGGTCTCCGTGGACGCGGGCTCGCGGCGATGGGCCCGAAATCGAGGTGCTCGCCATGGAATTCCGCTACTTCCTCGGTCCACAGCTGTCTCAGGGCGACCAACTGTTCGTCGAGTTTCGCACCGCGCAGCGTCGGGTCGGCGCCGTGGTTGCGTAGCTCGCCCAGATTCCACCCGACGCCCACTCCCAGCACGGCGCGGCCACCTGACAGCGTCGCCAGCGTCGCCCAGGCCTTGGCGGTGTGCAACACATCGCGCTGGGGCAGCAGCGCCACCCCGGACCCGACCACCAGGTGCTCGGTGGCCGTGGCGGCGTAGGCGAGCACCACCGGCAGATCTCGTATCAACGGGAGCCGGGCCCGAAACTCCGCATCGATGTCATCGGGTGTGTCGACCGGGAAATAGGAATGATCGTCGAAGAGCAGCCAGTCGAAGCCGCGCTCTTCGACAGCGCGGGCAAGCACGTCGGGGGCCACGTATCCGTCGGCCGATGAGGTAGAGATACCGAAGCCGGCCATGACCTCCAGGAACCTCCCGCACGCCACCGAAATTCCTGGCAACGCGCTGCACGATCTGATTGCGGGGTGCAACATCGACCTACCCGGCTGTAAGGAGAATCCATGGCGACCACGGAATCGTCCGGCGAGGGCGGTCTGCAGCATTCGTTGCAGAAGCGCCACCTGACGATGATCGCGATCGGTGGTGTCATCGGCGCCGGTCTGTTCGTCGGGTCCGGTGCGACGATCAAGGCGGCCGGCCCGGCCGCCTTCCTCACCTATGCCATAACCGGCGTGCTCATCGTACTGGTGATGCGCATGCTCGGCGAGATGGCCGTGGCGAATCCGTCGACCGGCTCCTTCGCCGACTACAGCCGCCGTGCCCTCGGTGATTGGGCAGGGTTCTCGGTCGGCTGGCTCTACTGGTACTTCTGGGTGATCGTCGTCGGGTTCGAGGCGGTGGCCGGTGGCAAGATCGTCCAAGATTGGTGGCCGCATTTTCCGTTGTGGCTCATCGCACTTGTCCTCATGGTGGCCATGACCGCCACCAACCTCTTCTCGGTGCGGTCCTATGGCGAGTTCGAGTACTGGTTCGCCAGTGTGAAAGTCCTTGCCATCATTGCATTTCTCGTTCTCGGCACGATGTTCGTACTGGGCTGGTGGCCGGGCAGGCACATGGACTTCTCCAACCTCACCAAGAGCGGGTTCGCTCCCAATGGCACCGGTGCGATCTTCTCCGCCATCGTGGTCGTGGTGTTTTCGATGGTCGGCCCGGAAATCGCGACCATCGCGGCCGCCGAATCCAAGGACCCCGCGCGGGCCATCAGCAGGGCGACCAACTCGGTCATCTACCGAATTGGGCTCTTCTTCGTGGGCTCCATCTTCCTCATCGCGGTGATCGTGCCGTGGGATAGCCCGACTCTGGGCACCTCGCCCTTCGTCACCGCATTCAAGACGATGGGAATTCCGCGCGCCGACAACATCATGCGGATAGTCGTGCTCACCGCCGTGCTGTCCTGTCTCAATTCGGCGATGTACACCGCCTCCCGCATGCTGTTCGTCCTGGCAGGGCGGGGCGAGGCACCCCGCAGCTGGCTGCGCGTCAACTCGCGCGGTGTTCCGGTGCACGCCATCTTGGCGTCCTCATTCATCGGATTCGTCTGCGTGGTGCTGGCATACGTCGCCGAGGACACCGTCTTCCTGTTCCTGCTCAACTCCTCTGGTGCGGTAATTCTGTTCGTGTACTTCATGATTGCGATATCGCAGCTGGTACTCAGGCCCCGCACACCCCCGGAGAAATTGATCGTCAAGATGTGGGGTTATCCGGTGTTGACGATCCTCACCGCCGGTGCGATCGTGGCGATCCTGGTTGCCATGGGCTTTCAGGACGGCACCCGCTCGCAGCTGTGGACCAGCCTGCTGTCCTGGGCGGTGATCCTGCTCGCCTTCGTGGTGCTGCGGGTGACCCGGCGCCGCGCGCCGGTGTCCGACGAACCGGTTACCCGGTAATCGCCCCGGCCCGCCGGAACAGCTGCAACGTGAGGCCATGCAGGTAATCACCCACCGCCACCGGTGCTTTCCCGGCGAAGGCGCGGGCGTGTGTGCCCTCCAGGATGATGCCCAGTTTGAAACAGGCGAGCACGGTGTACCAGTGGATCGCGCTGAGATCACGGTCCGTGCGTTCCGCGTAGTGCGCGACGAGCTCCTCGGGCGTGGGCAGACCTCCGGCCTGTACGAGTGCTCCACCCAGTGAAGCATCGTCGGCATCCGAGGGCCACGTCGCCAAGAGCCAGCCCAAGTCCAGCAGCGGGTCACCGATCGTCGACATCTCCCAGTCCACGATGGCCGCAAGCTGGGGGCCGTCGTTGCGGAACATCATGTTGGCCAGGTGGAAATCACCATGCATGATTCCCGGCTTCCACTGCGACGGCCGATGCTGCTCAAGCCAATCGGCCACGGATTGCAGGCCCGGGATATCCGGGCCCGGATATCCCTCGTGCTTGCCGAACGAGTCGAGCTCCTTGAGCCAGCGCGGTACCTGGCGCTCCAGGAAGCCTTCGGGATTGCCGTACCCGTCCAGTCCCAGCGCCTGATAGTCCAGTGCGCCCAGGGCGGCGATACCGCTGACCGCCTCCAGCCCCATCTGGTGCCGAATCCGCGGATTGCTTGCGTGCAGTTCCGGCAAGGTGACCGAGGCATTGAATCCGTCGACCGGCTCCATCAGATAGAAGACGGCACCGCCCAGTACCGTCTCGTCGGTGCACGCCGCGATGAGGTCAGGCGCGGGAACTCCCTGTCCGCGTAGCGCTCCCAGCAATTGCGACTCTCGGCGGATGACATTGTTACTGGCCTCACGCAGATGTTTCGGGGGCCGGCGCAACACATACTCGCGGCCGCCCCGGGTGAAGCGCACCATGATGTTCTGCGTGCCGCCCGTGATCGCCGAGACGTCCGCCACCTCACCCGCCGGAAGTCCCTGCTCATCCATCCAGCGCGAAACAATATCGAAATCAACGCTTTTCGGGTCGACATGCTGCGGAGCCGCCATTACAGGTTGCCCACCCGGTGCTCGAGGCGGGCCGCCACATGTGCCCTGGCCTTCTCTGTCAATGCCGGGATGTGACTCGGCGGGAACAGACCCTCATACGGGGTGTAGTCCTTGAGGACTTCCTTGGCGATGGTGACTTTGTGCACCTCGGTGGGGCCGTCGACCAGACCCATCACCTCCGAGTACAGGAACATTTTGGCCAAGGGCATCTCTTCGGAGACTCCGAGCGAGCCGTGCAGATGCAGCGCCCGCTGGGCGACGTCATGCATGACCTTCGGCATGGCGGCCTTGATGGCCGCGATGTCCTTGCGCACCGTGAGGTAGTCCTGGTGCTTGTCGATCAGC contains:
- a CDS encoding PadR family transcriptional regulator, encoding MLELAILGLLLESPMHGYELRKRLTGLLGAFRAFSYGSLYPALRRMQADGLIAEDSAPAGTTVLLRGKRVYQMTAAGRARFSELVADTGPQNYTDDGFGVHLAFFNRTPAEARMRILEGRRRQVEERREGLREAITRASSSFDRYTKQLHQLGLESSEREVKWLNDLIAAERTAQARVEER
- a CDS encoding phosphotransferase family protein encodes the protein MAAPQHVDPKSVDFDIVSRWMDEQGLPAGEVADVSAITGGTQNIMVRFTRGGREYVLRRPPKHLREASNNVIRRESQLLGALRGQGVPAPDLIAACTDETVLGGAVFYLMEPVDGFNASVTLPELHASNPRIRHQMGLEAVSGIAALGALDYQALGLDGYGNPEGFLERQVPRWLKELDSFGKHEGYPGPDIPGLQSVADWLEQHRPSQWKPGIMHGDFHLANMMFRNDGPQLAAIVDWEMSTIGDPLLDLGWLLATWPSDADDASLGGALVQAGGLPTPEELVAHYAERTDRDLSAIHWYTVLACFKLGIILEGTHARAFAGKAPVAVGDYLHGLTLQLFRRAGAITG
- a CDS encoding glycosyltransferase family 87 protein; protein product: MSPEKLADDLRSADDRNFPSHTDAMGAELSEVIGGPLGRHALVGRQPFWTPLRVVFIIALGFLILGWTSKAPCLQQSGSGNGAQRVANWDNNRAYYQLCYSDTVPLYGAELLNQGRFPYKSSWLETDSGGRQKIQYDGTPAVRYMEYPVVTGVYQYTAMALAKTYTQASDLLGLPIVAEVVMFFNIVAFGLALAWLVTIWASAGLSPHTRPWDVVIIAASPIVIFQIFTNFDSLATAFSMTALWAWARRKPWLAGVLMGLGVAAKLYPVLLLFPLLLVSLRGGKMHEFSKTAAAALASWVVVNAPVAMLFPRGWGEFFRLNTRRGDDMDSLYNVVKSFTGWRGFDGPLGFWEPPVVLNAVSAVLFGICCLGIGYVALAAPRRPRVAQLAFLVVAVFLLTNKVWSPQFSLWLVPLAVVALPHRRILLAWMTVDALVWVPRMYYLLGMENKGLPEQWFTGTVLVRDIAVIGLCALVLRQIYHPSEDLVRAHSDDTDDPAGGPCDGVADNPPAWLPSWLHARRPAPHIARASV
- a CDS encoding DUF5318 family protein, whose translation is MRLQRQVVDYALKRRSLLAEVYSGRTGVAEVCDANPYLLRAAKFHGKSSAVVCPICRKEQLTLVSWVFGEHLGAVSGSARTAEELVLLATRYSEFAVHVVEVCRTCSWNHLVKSYVMGALPAPKGTTPRQRTTRARTASE
- a CDS encoding DUF1707 SHOCT-like domain-containing protein; this translates as MATGTRAKDSDRNDTCKLLDDALSDGQLSMEEHRERVASATTASTLGQLSSLVSDLQNAKAAAHMPVLKGPQRPWWRRWYAPAGVAAALVLVGVLIGWGAYGNTSSPMDFTADPGAKPDGVAPIVMTPPRQLMSLGGLTGLFEQMRQKFGDTAGYELNIFGDYAILTRPDPREPRRTLRYTYRGGWDHPDDSSGSHADRTVDLAKFDLKTIIGIMRGAPETLGIKQSEVKNTYLFIKPSEDKTAPPDTVQIDISISGEFQNGSIYVNPDGTPIRTMYPSGS
- a CDS encoding DUF1707 SHOCT-like domain-containing protein → MATRAKDSDRDVTCKALDAAFGDGQLSSEEHRQRIAIATSAQTLGELNSVVSDLQIATLPTQIPIPQPQRRRWPAIVVTAVVAAALGAGVGAYVTRPVPPDPGAAADGIAPVVIAPTKLFSVPGLSGLLDQMRAKFGDTVGIELTVRSNNAALVRIESADPNLPITYPYQGGFRDGGAMPGTWRNVRIGDLSRFDPAKIIGVLRGAPETLNVPAAGDGGTVMVIKPNDEGVDITITVSERDRTGRMVVAGNGEPKEVVPAS
- a CDS encoding LLM class F420-dependent oxidoreductase; amino-acid sequence: MAGFGISTSSADGYVAPDVLARAVEERGFDWLLFDDHSYFPVDTPDDIDAEFRARLPLIRDLPVVLAYAATATEHLVVGSGVALLPQRDVLHTAKAWATLATLSGGRAVLGVGVGWNLGELRNHGADPTLRGAKLDEQLVALRQLWTEEVAEFHGEHLDFGPIAASPRPRRPIPVYVGGPSRAAQSRAVRLGDGWLPYAATSTPEDVRVARRRFAEQGRADLPVGVSGVSGERAAAAYLDAGVERVLLHLDPLGEDETLAALDRLATVANRLRDNK
- a CDS encoding transglycosylase domain-containing protein, with the translated sequence MVGGQNPVASGGSDSPRTPSMDDRPTSILDPVEDLPLYRRDEDAVAAARAALERDGEGNGHEPPPPSGRPGGSSRPPQRRRRRKSNSWKVFRRVMIALVLLAIVIPLATFALAYSVVDIPKPGDIRTSQVSTILASDGTTELAKVVPPDGNRVDIKIDQVPQHVRAAVMAAEDRDFYGNPGFSFSGLLRAVKNNMFGGDTQGGSTITQQYVKNAMVGAQRAGLGGLTRKAKEIVISTKMSQSWSKDQVLEAYLNIIYFGRGAYGISAASKAYFDKPVEQLTVSEGALLAALIQRPSRLDPAVDLPESTNRWNWVLDGMVTIGALSAQDRAGQVYPATVPPEQAAAQNATTGPNGLIKRQVMAELTDLFNIDEQTLNTEGLQITTTIDTKAQQAAENAVNSTLQGENADLRTAVVSVDPRTGAVKAYYGGSNAQGLDYAQQGLQTGSSFKVFALVAALQQGIGLGYQLDSSELTYQGITIKNSEDASCGTCSVAEALKRSLNTSFYRLMLKLKNGPDDVATAAHAAGIAENFPGVSHTLSEDGQGGPPNNGVVLGQYQTRVIDMASAYATLAASGTYRKPHFIQKVVNADGQVLFDAGSSDNTGEKRFSDDVANNAISAMKPIAAYSRGHGLAGGRESAAKTGTAQLGDTKDNKDAWMVGFTPSLSTAVWVGTDDGKPIRNSWGGPIYGSGLPSDIWQKTMNGALDGSTKETFPKPGAIGGYAGVPVYVPPPPAPNGPPAPAPGGGGEVTVIQPTIEIAPGITIPVGPPTTIPVGPAAPPAGDAPPPPGQ
- a CDS encoding amino acid permease, whose protein sequence is MATTESSGEGGLQHSLQKRHLTMIAIGGVIGAGLFVGSGATIKAAGPAAFLTYAITGVLIVLVMRMLGEMAVANPSTGSFADYSRRALGDWAGFSVGWLYWYFWVIVVGFEAVAGGKIVQDWWPHFPLWLIALVLMVAMTATNLFSVRSYGEFEYWFASVKVLAIIAFLVLGTMFVLGWWPGRHMDFSNLTKSGFAPNGTGAIFSAIVVVVFSMVGPEIATIAAAESKDPARAISRATNSVIYRIGLFFVGSIFLIAVIVPWDSPTLGTSPFVTAFKTMGIPRADNIMRIVVLTAVLSCLNSAMYTASRMLFVLAGRGEAPRSWLRVNSRGVPVHAILASSFIGFVCVVLAYVAEDTVFLFLLNSSGAVILFVYFMIAISQLVLRPRTPPEKLIVKMWGYPVLTILTAGAIVAILVAMGFQDGTRSQLWTSLLSWAVILLAFVVLRVTRRRAPVSDEPVTR
- a CDS encoding inositol-3-phosphate synthase, which encodes MSNTSSEVRVAIVGVGNCASSLVQGVQYYQDADENSNVPGLMHVKFGPYHVRDVKFVAAFDVDAKKVGFDLSEAISASENNTIKIADVPPTDVIVQRGPTLDGIGKYYADTIEVSDTDPVDVVKVLKDNNVDVLVSYLPVGSEEADKFYAQCAIDAKVAFVNALPVFIASDPVWAKKFEDAGVPIVGDDIKSQVGATITHRVMAKLFEDRGVTLDRTYQLNVGGNMDFKNMLERERLESKKVSKTQAVTSNLNGSLADKVYDKNVHIGPSDYVAWLDDRKWAYVRLEGRAFGDVPLNLEYKLEVWDSPNSAGIIIDAVRAAKIALDRGLGGPILPASAYLMKSPPKQLADDIARTQLEQFIEG